A genomic region of Tamandua tetradactyla isolate mTamTet1 chromosome 2, mTamTet1.pri, whole genome shotgun sequence contains the following coding sequences:
- the NUP43 gene encoding nucleoporin Nup43, whose translation MEEFYAKFVSQKISKTRWRPVPPGSLQTAETFATGSWDNEENYVSLWSIGDFGNLDSDGGFGGDHQLLCDIRHHGDVMDLQFLDQERIVAASSTGCVTVFLHHQNNKTLSVNQQWTTAHHHMGPGSPSYSSAPCTGVVCNNPEIVTVGEDGRINLFRADHREAVRTIDNADSSTLHAVTFLRTPEILTVNSIGQLKIWDFRQQGNEPSQILSLTGDRVPLHCVDRHPNQQHIVATGGQDGMLSIWDVRQGSMPVSLLKAHEAEMWEVHFHPSNPDHLFTCSEDGSLWHWDASTDAPEKSSLFQQGGRNSTFLSHGISNQTNVHHSLISSWLSTDPAKDRIEITSLLPSRTLSVNSLDVLGPCLVCGTDAEAIYVTKQLFS comes from the exons ATGGAGGAATTTTACGCCAAGTTTGTGTctcagaaaatcagcaaaacccgTTGGAGGCCCGTGCCCCCGGGGAGCCTACAGACCGCGGAGACCTTCGCTACAGGCTCTTGGGACAACGAG GAAAATTATGTTTCCCTGTGGTCTATTGGAGATTTTGGAAACTTGGACTCTGATGGAGGTTTTGGAGGAGACCATCAGTTATTGTGTGATATCAGACACCATGGTGATGTCATGGATTTGCAG TTTTTGGACCAGGAAAGAATCGTAGCAGCTTCATCAACAGGATGTGTAACTGTTTTCCTTCACCATCAGAATAACAAG ACACTGTCAGTCAATCAGCAGTGGACAACAGCTCACCACCACATGGGTCCAGGCAGTCCCTCCTATAGCAGTGCCCCATGCACAGGGGTTGTGTGCAACAACCCTGAGATCGTCACAGTTGGAGAAGACGGTAGAATAAATCTCTTCAGAGCTGATCACAGGGAAGCTGTGAGAACGATAG acAATGCAGATAGCAGTACACTCCATGCTGTAACCTTCCTTCGAACTCCTGAGATTCTGACCGTAAATTCAATTGGACAATTAAAAATATGGGATTTCAGACAACAAGGAAATGAGCCTTCTCAGATATTATCACT GACTGGAGACCGAGTGCCACTCCATTGTGTTGATAGACATCCCAACCAGCAGCACATTGTAGCCACTGGTGGCCAGGATGGAATGCTGAGTATTTGGGATGTCAGACAAGGTTCCATGCCAGTGTCTCTGTTGAAGGCTCATGAAGCTGAAA TGTGGGAAGTTCACTTTCACCCGTCCAACCCAGATCATCTATTCACTTGTTCTGAGGATGGATCCCTCTGGCATTGGGATGCTTCCACAGACGCACCTGAGAAATCATCACTCTTTCAACAag gtGGAAGAAATAGTACTTTTTTGTCTCATGGCATTAGTAATCAGACTAATGTCCACCATTCTCTTATAAGTTCCTGGCTCAGCACTGATCCTGCCAAAGACCGGATTGAAATCACAAGCTTACTCCCCAGTAGGACTCTGTCAGTAAATAGTTTGGATGTTTTAGGGCCTTGTCTTGTTTGTGGAACTGATGCAGAAGCAATTTATGTTACTAAACAACTTTTTTCATGA